One Niabella beijingensis DNA window includes the following coding sequences:
- a CDS encoding lipocalin family protein, translating to MRKKQLIRGVGLLTAGAAVIAIARRRTIPKGVTAVTDFDKDRYLGIWYEIARLDFRYEEDLSYVRAEYSLRYDGTLRVVNRGFDHRRHRWQQSIGRAKFVNNERTGQLSVSFFGPFYTGYNVIAIDEDYRYALVCGKNRNYLWLLSRKKTLPRHIEERYLRRARELGFDVDRLTWTEQV from the coding sequence CTCACCGCAGGAGCAGCCGTGATTGCAATCGCCAGACGCCGGACCATACCAAAAGGAGTTACAGCCGTAACGGATTTTGATAAAGACCGCTATCTTGGGATCTGGTACGAAATTGCACGTCTTGATTTCCGCTATGAAGAAGATCTGAGCTATGTGAGAGCCGAGTACAGCCTCCGCTACGATGGAACATTACGGGTGGTGAACCGCGGCTTTGATCACCGCAGGCATAGATGGCAACAGTCCATAGGCAGAGCTAAGTTTGTTAACAATGAGCGTACCGGCCAGCTCTCCGTTTCTTTCTTTGGGCCTTTTTACACGGGCTATAATGTTATTGCAATTGATGAGGATTACCGGTATGCGCTGGTTTGTGGTAAGAACAGGAATTATCTCTGGCTGCTGTCAAGAAAGAAGACCCTGCCCCGGCATATTGAGGAACGTTACCTGCGGAGGGCCCGGGAACTCGGGTTTGATGTTGACCGGCTGACCTGGACAGAACAGGTATGA
- a CDS encoding glycoside hydrolase family 2 protein: protein MKKRILYFLFAAVLGTAGANAQWKPVSGKIASPWSEKINPENPLPEYPRPQLTRENNWKNLNGLWQYTILPKAAADQLPASYEGSILVPYAVESSLSGVGKTVGKDSVLWYNRIIDIPSSMRKGRLLLHFGAVDWAAQIYINGVQVATHEGGYDPFSVDITKALKKGAKQSVAVRVWDPTDEGPQPAGKQVKNPHGIWYTPVTGIWQTVWLEHVPETYITSVKHTPDIDKQELAVSVVTEQLQPGDQIRVSVWDGASQVATQTGTDGNTIRLPVPNAKLWSPQHPFLYDLKIAVLRKGKVIDQAGSYFGMRKSSVAKDKNGIFRMLLNNEFVFQYGPLDQGWWPDGLYTAPTDAALKFDIEQTRALGFNMIRKHIKVEPARWYYYCDKLGVLVWQDMPSGDRGGNVWDQYPGFISGLPLDKERTAASEAIHKKEWKAIMDHLHNYPSIVCWVPFNEAWGQFKTKEIVEWTMAYDPSRLVNAASGGNYVKGLPGHIMDLHRYPAPMMPDPDIYGDKQALVLGEFGGLGLPVEGHTWVSSGNWGYQSFKDQTALYDKYEEFINRLPDLIKRGLSAAVYTQTTDVEVETNGLYTYDRKVLKYPLERMFRLHQQLYDKKLVP, encoded by the coding sequence GTGAAAAAGAGAATTTTGTACTTTTTGTTTGCTGCGGTCCTCGGGACGGCAGGCGCAAATGCACAGTGGAAGCCTGTTAGCGGAAAGATCGCCAGCCCGTGGTCTGAGAAAATTAATCCGGAAAATCCGCTGCCCGAATATCCGCGTCCCCAGCTTACAAGGGAGAATAACTGGAAGAATCTGAACGGGCTCTGGCAATATACCATTCTTCCCAAAGCGGCCGCCGACCAGCTTCCTGCTAGCTATGAAGGCTCGATCCTTGTTCCCTATGCGGTTGAATCGTCGCTGAGCGGTGTTGGAAAAACGGTGGGAAAAGACAGTGTGCTGTGGTACAACCGCATCATCGACATACCGTCGTCCATGCGCAAAGGAAGACTGCTGCTGCATTTTGGCGCGGTAGACTGGGCAGCGCAGATTTACATAAATGGAGTACAGGTAGCCACTCATGAAGGTGGTTATGATCCTTTTTCAGTAGATATTACAAAAGCTTTAAAGAAAGGAGCCAAACAGTCCGTGGCTGTACGTGTCTGGGATCCTACGGATGAGGGCCCCCAGCCTGCGGGAAAGCAGGTGAAAAATCCGCATGGTATCTGGTATACACCTGTTACCGGTATCTGGCAGACCGTATGGCTGGAGCATGTTCCGGAAACATATATCACTTCGGTAAAACATACGCCGGATATCGATAAACAGGAACTGGCTGTTTCCGTAGTTACGGAGCAGCTGCAGCCGGGAGATCAGATCCGTGTTTCAGTTTGGGATGGGGCCAGCCAGGTAGCCACACAAACCGGTACGGACGGAAACACGATCCGGCTGCCGGTCCCCAATGCCAAACTGTGGTCGCCACAGCATCCGTTTCTGTATGATCTGAAGATCGCAGTGTTGCGGAAAGGTAAGGTCATCGACCAGGCAGGTTCCTATTTCGGCATGCGCAAATCTTCCGTGGCAAAGGATAAGAACGGCATCTTCCGGATGCTGCTCAATAACGAATTTGTTTTTCAATATGGTCCGCTGGATCAGGGTTGGTGGCCCGATGGGTTGTATACGGCTCCCACCGATGCGGCGTTGAAATTTGACATCGAACAGACCCGCGCCCTCGGTTTTAATATGATCCGCAAACACATCAAAGTAGAACCCGCACGTTGGTATTATTACTGCGATAAGCTGGGCGTGCTTGTTTGGCAGGACATGCCGAGTGGCGACAGAGGCGGGAACGTATGGGATCAGTATCCCGGATTTATTTCAGGGCTTCCGCTCGACAAGGAACGGACGGCCGCATCGGAGGCCATTCATAAAAAAGAATGGAAGGCCATTATGGATCACCTGCACAATTATCCCAGTATTGTTTGTTGGGTGCCTTTTAATGAGGCCTGGGGACAATTTAAAACAAAAGAGATCGTGGAGTGGACCATGGCCTATGATCCGTCGCGCCTGGTAAACGCTGCAAGTGGTGGTAATTATGTAAAAGGGCTGCCCGGTCATATCATGGACCTGCACCGTTATCCCGCGCCCATGATGCCGGACCCGGACATCTATGGAGATAAACAAGCCCTTGTATTGGGTGAGTTCGGAGGTCTCGGCCTGCCGGTGGAAGGACATACCTGGGTGTCGAGCGGCAACTGGGGCTACCAGAGCTTTAAAGATCAGACAGCGCTTTACGATAAATATGAAGAATTCATCAACCGGCTGCCGGATCTGATAAAAAGAGGACTTTCAGCAGCTGTTTACACACAAACCACTGATGTGGAGGTGGAAACAAACGGATTGTATACCTACGACCGTAAAGTGCTCAAATATCCTTTGGAGCGTATGTTCCGGCTGCACCAGCAGTTATACGATAAAAAGCTGGTACCCTAA
- a CDS encoding AraC family transcriptional regulator, protein MKPQFVDIIFSKSGKIQVKKTAKSKFDAPFHFHHLCELVWVEKGFGTRIIGDSVSNFKKNDLVLMAPNLPHIWRSDARNDFVKSTTIYFDPGFLAHLTDEEGTLDRFRQLIARSGRGILFYGETCKKVVRILSGIAETEGIPRIIGFLKVIDLLITSDELNPLATTLYNNRYDEKDAGRIYNVYQYLLKNFKRNISLKEVADLCHMTTNSFCRFFKSRTNKSFTRFLNELRIGYACELLHDEKYAVSTICYECGYNTTANFHKFFRQIQQTTPAGYRKKIQQG, encoded by the coding sequence GTGAAACCACAGTTTGTTGATATTATTTTTTCAAAGTCCGGAAAGATCCAGGTAAAGAAAACGGCCAAGTCAAAGTTTGACGCGCCCTTCCATTTTCATCATTTATGCGAACTGGTTTGGGTGGAGAAAGGATTCGGAACGCGGATCATCGGGGATTCCGTATCCAATTTTAAAAAGAACGACCTGGTACTGATGGCACCCAATCTTCCGCATATCTGGAGAAGCGATGCGCGGAACGATTTTGTGAAATCCACGACCATTTATTTTGACCCGGGATTCCTGGCGCATCTTACCGACGAAGAAGGCACCCTTGACCGGTTCAGGCAACTGATCGCCAGATCGGGAAGAGGGATTTTGTTTTACGGGGAAACCTGTAAAAAAGTGGTAAGGATATTATCGGGTATAGCGGAAACAGAAGGCATTCCCAGGATCATCGGTTTCTTAAAGGTGATTGACCTGCTGATCACATCAGACGAGCTGAACCCGCTGGCGACAACACTTTACAATAACCGGTATGATGAAAAGGATGCGGGACGGATCTACAATGTATACCAGTACCTGCTCAAGAATTTTAAGCGGAACATCAGTCTCAAGGAAGTGGCAGATCTTTGTCATATGACCACCAATTCCTTTTGCCGTTTTTTCAAAAGCCGCACCAATAAGTCGTTCACACGATTTCTCAACGAGCTCCGGATCGGCTATGCCTGTGAGCTGCTGCACGATGAAAAGTACGCCGTTTCCACGATCTGTTATGAATGTGGTTATAATACCACGGCCAATTTTCATAAGTTTTTCCGGCAGATCCAGCAGACGACACCGGCAGGGTACCGGAAAAAAATTCAACAGGGATAA
- a CDS encoding alpha-L-fucosidase — protein MKKISLLLLLIIISNVLPAQHYEPNWASLNKRGIPAWFQQDKFGIFIHWGLYAVPSYAPVIPNSGESYAEWYWYRLPEKKKDFIAFHNKNYGADFKYEQFEPMFKAELFDPQQWASVFKASGARYVVLTSKHHEGYCLWNSPEADRDWGRPWNAVTGAPKRDLLGDLTSAVKEAGLKMGYYYSLYEWFNPLWQKDRKRYVTEHMLPQIKDLVNKYKPSLIFADGEWDMPDTAWHSPEFLAWLFNESPVAKDVVVNDRWGSNTREHNTGATYTTSEYGGGMDASRVWEESQGIGHSYGYNRNEKLADYKTDRELILMLVDIVSRGGNLLLDIGPTADGRIPVIMQQRLTAIGDWLKVNGDAIYGTKAFRQPYQWSSSNIPKKSDKSYMAGYSVAQLVKPKTDAAHIELFFTQKGKDLFCILPDYRSKVVIKGLNMPANGNAVLLANNQPVPVKNTGKDCVIDLSAFRPGELPGELLVLKLPGVVK, from the coding sequence ATGAAAAAAATAAGTTTATTACTGCTGCTGATCATCATCAGCAATGTCCTGCCCGCGCAGCACTATGAGCCCAACTGGGCCTCATTGAATAAACGCGGGATTCCTGCCTGGTTCCAGCAGGATAAATTCGGGATCTTTATTCATTGGGGACTGTATGCCGTGCCTTCCTATGCACCGGTGATCCCCAACAGCGGTGAAAGTTATGCAGAGTGGTACTGGTACCGCCTGCCGGAGAAGAAAAAGGATTTTATTGCTTTTCATAATAAGAATTACGGTGCTGATTTTAAATACGAACAATTTGAACCGATGTTTAAAGCCGAGCTGTTTGACCCGCAGCAGTGGGCTTCGGTTTTTAAGGCCTCCGGAGCGCGTTATGTGGTGCTTACTTCAAAGCATCATGAGGGGTATTGTTTATGGAACAGTCCTGAAGCCGATCGCGACTGGGGCCGGCCCTGGAACGCAGTTACAGGCGCTCCTAAGCGCGATCTGCTGGGCGACCTGACCAGTGCTGTGAAGGAAGCGGGTCTGAAAATGGGGTATTATTATTCTTTGTACGAATGGTTCAACCCGCTCTGGCAGAAAGACCGGAAACGGTATGTAACGGAGCACATGCTTCCGCAAATAAAGGACCTGGTTAATAAGTATAAGCCCTCACTCATATTCGCAGACGGGGAGTGGGATATGCCGGATACGGCCTGGCACAGTCCGGAATTCCTGGCCTGGTTGTTTAACGAATCACCGGTGGCAAAGGATGTGGTGGTCAATGACCGCTGGGGCAGCAATACCCGCGAACACAATACCGGCGCTACTTATACCACATCGGAATATGGCGGCGGAATGGATGCCAGCCGGGTATGGGAAGAGAGCCAGGGGATCGGTCACTCTTACGGGTACAACCGTAATGAAAAGCTGGCGGATTATAAAACGGACCGGGAGCTGATCCTGATGCTTGTGGACATTGTGTCAAGAGGGGGGAACCTGTTGCTGGATATCGGGCCAACGGCAGATGGCCGTATTCCTGTGATCATGCAGCAGCGGCTTACAGCGATCGGTGACTGGCTTAAAGTGAATGGGGATGCGATCTACGGCACCAAAGCCTTTCGTCAGCCTTATCAATGGAGCAGCAGCAACATCCCCAAGAAAAGTGACAAGAGTTATATGGCCGGATACAGTGTAGCGCAGCTGGTAAAACCAAAGACAGATGCGGCGCATATCGAGCTCTTTTTTACACAGAAAGGAAAGGACCTGTTTTGTATCCTGCCGGATTACAGGAGCAAGGTGGTGATAAAAGGGCTGAACATGCCGGCAAACGGAAATGCAGTGCTGCTCGCCAATAATCAACCGGTTCCGGTAAAGAACACCGGAAAGGATTGTGTGATCGATCTGTCCGCATTCAGGCCGGGCGAATTACCCGGGGAGCTGCTGGTGCTGAAACTGCCGGGTGTAGTGAAATAA
- a CDS encoding PDZ domain-containing protein: protein MNRTTTIFFFCLLLSGSFRTVSAQTDFFVSPAGNDNNSGTRQAPFKTLHKAVAQAANQKKAATVFLNGGTYYLDSTITLRSEAVQAASLTITAYNNEPVNISAGRQLALHWEPYRNGIYRAAVPAGVVFERLYVNNQLQVLARYPNYDSTARVFHGTAADAISPQKIKQWKNPVGGYVHALHGHEWGGFHYRISGVRSDNSLELEGGWQNNRPAPMHGQYRFVENIFEELDAPGEWFLDRAGHQLYYYPPRGIHLATARIEVAHLKNSIELKGSASRPVRNIRLAGLNFLHNERSFMDTREPLVRSDWTLYRGAAVLLEGTESCSITNCNFTGIGGNAIMVSRYNKNDTISGCHIAAIGASAVSFIGDPDALRSPSFRYEDFVGYEQLDKTPGPRSENYPRQCLVTDNLLHDLGQIEKQATGVQIEMAAAITVSHNSIYNTPRAGLNIGDGAFGGHVLEYNDVFNTVLETGDHGAFNSWGRDRYWAANRKYMDSLVALHPELILLDAQQPTIIRNNRFRCDHGWDIDLDDGSSNYHIYNNVCLNGGIKLREGFYRTVENNILVNNSFHPHVWFKNSGDAFKHNIILKKYFPIQIRWWGDAIDSNLFPDSTALRLAQQNGTDKNSIYGQPMFTNTSEGNYTVATGSPAFRIGFKNFPMEFGVQQPALRKLALQPAIPVLTNPAAPDSKESSVTFLGGKIKSVEGIGDRSAYGLPDESGVIVLAADRTSLLGRSGILEKDVIRSAAGMPVKDVRQLLEILDSNNWKGHFPVSIIRNQQSLTMELKTR, encoded by the coding sequence ATGAACAGAACGACAACCATATTTTTTTTCTGCCTGCTGCTATCCGGGTCATTCCGGACAGTAAGCGCTCAAACCGATTTCTTTGTATCTCCCGCCGGCAATGACAATAACAGCGGTACCAGGCAGGCACCTTTTAAAACCCTCCACAAGGCAGTAGCACAGGCCGCAAACCAGAAAAAAGCAGCAACCGTTTTCCTGAACGGCGGCACCTATTATCTTGATTCCACCATCACGCTCCGTTCAGAAGCGGTTCAGGCGGCTTCACTTACCATTACCGCCTATAATAACGAGCCTGTAAACATCAGCGCCGGCCGGCAATTGGCACTGCACTGGGAACCCTACCGCAACGGGATCTACCGGGCAGCAGTTCCTGCAGGAGTTGTTTTCGAGCGGCTCTATGTAAATAACCAGCTGCAGGTACTGGCCCGGTATCCCAACTATGACAGTACGGCAAGGGTTTTTCATGGTACTGCTGCCGACGCCATCAGTCCGCAAAAAATAAAGCAATGGAAAAACCCCGTTGGTGGTTATGTACATGCATTGCATGGCCATGAATGGGGCGGTTTCCACTACCGGATTTCAGGAGTAAGATCAGACAATAGCCTGGAACTCGAGGGCGGATGGCAGAACAACCGTCCTGCACCGATGCACGGGCAATACCGTTTTGTCGAAAATATTTTTGAGGAACTGGATGCGCCCGGGGAATGGTTTCTTGATCGCGCAGGGCACCAGCTGTATTATTATCCGCCCCGGGGTATCCACCTGGCAACCGCCCGCATTGAAGTAGCACATTTAAAAAACAGCATTGAGCTCAAAGGCAGCGCTTCCCGCCCGGTGCGGAATATCCGGCTGGCGGGGCTGAATTTCCTTCATAATGAACGCAGCTTTATGGATACGCGCGAGCCCCTGGTACGCAGCGACTGGACCCTGTACCGGGGTGCTGCCGTGCTATTGGAAGGAACGGAATCCTGTTCAATAACAAATTGCAATTTTACGGGCATCGGCGGCAACGCCATTATGGTAAGCCGATATAATAAGAACGATACCATCAGCGGCTGTCATATCGCCGCTATCGGCGCCAGCGCGGTAAGCTTTATCGGCGATCCGGATGCATTGCGATCCCCCTCCTTTCGTTATGAAGATTTTGTCGGCTACGAACAGCTCGATAAGACACCCGGACCACGATCAGAAAACTATCCGCGCCAATGCCTGGTTACGGATAATTTGTTACATGACCTGGGCCAGATCGAAAAACAGGCCACCGGTGTTCAGATAGAAATGGCAGCCGCTATTACCGTAAGCCATAACAGCATCTACAATACCCCGCGCGCAGGCCTGAACATCGGGGACGGCGCCTTTGGCGGTCATGTACTGGAATACAATGATGTGTTCAACACGGTACTGGAAACGGGTGATCATGGTGCTTTTAATTCCTGGGGGCGCGATCGCTACTGGGCAGCCAACAGGAAGTATATGGACAGTCTTGTGGCGCTTCATCCGGAACTGATCCTGCTGGACGCACAGCAGCCGACCATCATCCGCAACAACCGCTTCCGCTGTGATCATGGATGGGATATCGACCTGGACGATGGTTCCTCTAATTATCATATTTACAATAATGTTTGTCTGAACGGGGGTATCAAACTCCGGGAAGGTTTTTACCGCACCGTGGAGAACAATATCTTGGTCAATAATTCTTTTCATCCGCATGTTTGGTTTAAGAACAGCGGGGATGCGTTTAAACACAATATCATTCTGAAAAAATATTTCCCGATACAGATCCGGTGGTGGGGCGATGCCATCGATTCGAACCTGTTCCCCGACAGTACTGCATTACGGCTGGCACAGCAAAACGGAACAGACAAGAACAGTATTTACGGACAGCCGATGTTTACAAACACGTCGGAAGGCAATTATACGGTGGCAACGGGCTCTCCGGCTTTCCGTATCGGGTTCAAAAATTTCCCGATGGAATTCGGGGTACAACAACCTGCGCTTCGAAAGCTGGCACTGCAACCTGCGATTCCTGTTTTAACAAACCCCGCAGCACCCGACAGCAAAGAAAGCAGTGTAACATTCCTTGGAGGGAAGATCAAATCAGTGGAAGGAATCGGCGACCGGTCGGCATATGGTCTTCCGGATGAGAGTGGTGTCATCGTGCTTGCTGCTGACCGCACCAGTCTGCTGGGCCGTTCCGGCATCCTGGAAAAAGATGTGATCCGCAGCGCAGCCGGTATGCCCGTTAAAGATGTACGACAACTGCTGGAAATCCTGGACAGCAATAACTGGAAAGGCCATTTCCCGGTATCCATCATCCGGAACCAGCAGTCACTCACAATGGAGCTAAAAACCCGGTAA
- a CDS encoding aminopeptidase P N-terminal domain-containing protein, translating to MYFTQQDIEKRRARLTLKWDAVLNDDEAVLIYSGDPVQKPGGLDQTYPFLPHPAYYWLTGRRREGEVLCYNKNTGWTGFQKQPAKEEAVWEGVRNDLLVISPGRPLQELEGYLQTQQYSAIYELGQTGRPLAPGKTIELRTLLDQTKRVKDAAEIALIRQVAAIAERGYEKLEQVLMPGICEKELQLLFETEIVRNGAHTVPYETIVGAGSNSAILHALPTQRTIGENEFVLIDAGAAVFDYCVDITRTFGSSHSMDSRHKMLYELVLKVQLSCIGMTLPGAPWHAVHMHAAESFTTGLLELGILKGGMEELLSSEVIRLFFPHGVGHLVGLGVRDTGQEERRDNRSYYGSRLRVDLALEPGHLITVEPGLYFIPALLNDAELRNRYKNNINWQELEYWMEIGGVRIEDNILLTDGGNENLTGGINKQETI from the coding sequence ATGTATTTTACCCAACAGGATATTGAAAAACGAAGAGCGCGGCTGACATTGAAATGGGATGCAGTGCTTAATGACGATGAAGCAGTTTTGATATACTCCGGTGATCCTGTACAGAAGCCCGGAGGTCTGGACCAGACCTATCCGTTCCTTCCGCATCCCGCTTACTACTGGCTTACGGGCAGGAGACGGGAAGGCGAAGTATTATGTTACAATAAAAATACCGGATGGACCGGATTTCAAAAACAGCCGGCAAAAGAGGAGGCGGTTTGGGAAGGAGTGCGCAATGATCTGCTGGTGATCAGTCCGGGCCGTCCCTTACAGGAATTGGAAGGGTATCTTCAGACACAGCAATATTCAGCGATATACGAATTGGGACAAACCGGAAGACCGTTGGCTCCCGGCAAAACCATCGAGCTCCGCACGCTGCTGGATCAGACAAAAAGGGTAAAGGATGCTGCAGAGATCGCATTGATACGGCAGGTGGCAGCTATTGCAGAGCGGGGGTACGAGAAGCTGGAACAGGTATTGATGCCGGGTATCTGTGAAAAAGAATTGCAATTGTTATTTGAAACAGAGATTGTTCGCAACGGAGCGCATACCGTTCCCTATGAAACGATCGTGGGCGCCGGCTCAAACAGTGCCATCCTGCATGCGCTTCCTACACAGCGTACCATTGGCGAAAACGAATTTGTACTGATCGACGCAGGTGCTGCTGTTTTTGATTACTGCGTGGATATCACCCGCACTTTCGGGTCATCACATAGCATGGACAGTCGCCATAAAATGTTATATGAGCTGGTGTTAAAAGTACAGCTGTCCTGCATCGGAATGACACTGCCGGGGGCACCCTGGCATGCGGTACATATGCATGCCGCTGAATCGTTCACCACGGGATTGCTGGAACTGGGCATCCTGAAAGGCGGAATGGAAGAGCTGCTGTCCTCCGAAGTGATCCGCCTGTTTTTCCCGCATGGAGTGGGTCACCTGGTGGGGTTGGGGGTAAGAGATACGGGCCAGGAAGAACGCAGGGATAACCGGTCTTATTACGGCAGCCGGTTGCGTGTAGACCTGGCGCTGGAGCCCGGTCATCTCATTACAGTTGAGCCCGGGCTTTATTTTATCCCGGCCCTGCTTAACGATGCGGAGCTTCGCAACCGTTACAAAAATAATATCAACTGGCAGGAGCTGGAATACTGGATGGAAATCGGTGGGGTACGGATCGAAGATAATATCCTGCTTACTGACGGAGGAAATGAGAACCTTACCGGGGGCATCAATAAACAGGAGACGATCTGA
- a CDS encoding TVP38/TMEM64 family protein, with the protein MHRNSNRGVQWARQLLRFGWLALIIAGFFFYLFNRELFTRETIAALLLQYRQQVWLVYFGICILRGLLLLPSTPFLLAGMLLFKDTPLLLFLVFLLTVFIVSTFIYYAAGYLKGSFFSGKNTAARLERIKEQLNGKRGFWLILGWAFTPFTPTDLVCYAAGLLRLRFWQFILPLLLGEAIICGIYIYNGVLLLP; encoded by the coding sequence ATGCACAGAAACAGTAACCGGGGGGTGCAATGGGCCAGGCAATTGCTCCGGTTTGGCTGGCTGGCCCTGATCATCGCCGGGTTCTTTTTTTATTTATTCAACCGGGAACTGTTCACACGGGAAACGATTGCCGCGCTCCTGCTTCAATACCGGCAGCAGGTCTGGCTCGTCTATTTTGGTATCTGTATCCTGCGGGGATTACTGCTGTTGCCCTCCACCCCTTTTCTTCTTGCCGGTATGCTGCTGTTTAAGGATACGCCCCTCCTGCTGTTCCTTGTATTTTTACTGACGGTCTTTATAGTATCCACGTTTATTTATTATGCCGCGGGTTATCTGAAAGGCAGCTTTTTTTCCGGAAAGAACACAGCAGCAAGACTGGAACGGATCAAAGAACAGCTGAACGGGAAACGGGGTTTCTGGCTGATCCTGGGCTGGGCCTTTACGCCATTTACTCCTACCGACCTGGTTTGTTATGCAGCCGGCCTGCTGCGGTTGCGGTTCTGGCAGTTTATACTGCCCCTTTTACTGGGTGAGGCCATCATCTGCGGGATCTATATTTACAATGGTGTGTTGCTGTTACCCTGA
- a CDS encoding class I SAM-dependent methyltransferase, with amino-acid sequence MFTFFRAAYENLSQTGSIVESSPRLASRMTRVIDFSRKVHVVELGAGTGSITRHLLSQINPASRLTSFEINARLFYKLQQLHHRQFVAVNDDVCSLREYVYSGTVDYIISGLPLANLSPEVKEHILDTVCTVLKPGGYYIQFQYSLNDRALLRRKFPLVQLGFEPINIPPAFIYYAQKQ; translated from the coding sequence ATGTTTACTTTTTTCAGAGCAGCTTACGAGAATCTTTCCCAAACAGGCTCCATCGTTGAAAGTTCCCCGCGGCTTGCCAGCCGTATGACACGGGTCATTGATTTCAGCCGGAAGGTGCATGTGGTTGAGCTGGGTGCCGGAACAGGCAGCATCACCCGGCACCTCCTGTCCCAAATCAATCCGGCATCGCGGCTAACTTCATTTGAGATCAATGCCCGGCTCTTTTACAAACTGCAACAGCTGCACCACCGGCAGTTTGTTGCTGTCAACGATGATGTGTGCTCCCTGCGGGAATATGTGTACAGCGGTACTGTGGACTATATCATCTCCGGGCTGCCGCTGGCCAATTTATCTCCGGAAGTAAAAGAACATATTCTTGATACCGTCTGTACGGTACTGAAGCCCGGGGGCTATTATATCCAGTTCCAGTATTCGCTTAATGACCGGGCGCTGCTGCGCCGTAAGTTCCCACTTGTGCAACTCGGTTTTGAGCCCATTAATATACCTCCTGCATTTATTTACTATGCACAGAAACAGTAA
- a CDS encoding sensor histidine kinase, translated as MRRTAAHLLFWVVFYVVQFYYDLVSISGLKIAPAMFLNPLRIIAGAAFVFYPMMYWIVPRFFARKKYGRGVLWTLLLFGCFVFGDAIWELRILNLCPACWEELRVKQPDYYNYLHRGLLHMVLTRLISLGFLYQLLVQQAIPIGLKIGMAYFKQRLTTVKLEKENKELELHFLRSQIAPHFLFNTLNNIYGLILKGDREKSAATVAQMASFLRYSLYSDTADNTLGKEIHLLQDYIELEKIRRNHTLVNFTFEADDPSLFFPPLLLMPVLENAFKFCPDTPGSGNWIWVQLVLRQDYLYISVANSTGEMRMPAVGGGIGQDNIRRRLQHYYGWNHTFVTHNEKDMYTVVIEINNAHDPLYRSR; from the coding sequence TTGCGGCGCACAGCAGCACATCTGCTTTTCTGGGTGGTATTTTATGTGGTACAGTTCTACTATGACCTGGTATCGATCTCAGGCCTGAAAATAGCACCTGCAATGTTTTTAAATCCCTTGCGCATAATCGCAGGGGCGGCATTTGTTTTTTATCCGATGATGTACTGGATCGTGCCGCGCTTTTTTGCACGAAAAAAATACGGGCGGGGCGTTTTATGGACATTACTTTTATTTGGATGTTTTGTTTTTGGGGATGCGATCTGGGAACTTCGTATTCTGAATCTTTGCCCGGCCTGCTGGGAAGAGCTGCGCGTAAAGCAACCGGATTATTATAACTATCTCCACCGGGGGCTGCTCCATATGGTGCTTACCCGCCTGATCAGTCTGGGGTTTTTGTACCAGTTGCTTGTGCAGCAAGCCATACCCATCGGACTAAAAATAGGAATGGCTTACTTTAAGCAACGGCTGACCACCGTTAAACTGGAAAAAGAAAACAAAGAGCTGGAACTGCATTTTCTCCGGTCACAGATCGCCCCGCACTTCCTGTTTAATACGCTGAACAATATCTATGGTCTTATCCTGAAGGGGGACAGGGAAAAGTCTGCTGCCACAGTGGCGCAGATGGCGAGCTTCCTTCGCTATTCACTTTATAGTGACACTGCCGATAACACGCTGGGCAAAGAGATCCACCTGTTGCAGGATTATATCGAACTGGAAAAAATAAGACGGAATCATACGCTGGTCAACTTTACTTTTGAAGCAGATGATCCTTCGCTGTTTTTCCCGCCGTTATTACTGATGCCTGTTCTTGAAAATGCGTTTAAATTCTGCCCGGACACACCCGGCTCGGGTAACTGGATCTGGGTGCAGCTGGTGCTCCGTCAGGACTATTTGTATATTTCTGTTGCCAACTCCACCGGTGAAATGCGGATGCCCGCGGTGGGCGGCGGTATCGGGCAAGACAATATACGCAGGCGGTTGCAGCATTATTACGGCTGGAATCATACATTTGTGACCCATAATGAAAAAGACATGTACACCGTTGTGATCGAAATTAATAATGCACATGATCCATTGTATCGTAGTAGATGA